A window of Natronospira bacteriovora contains these coding sequences:
- a CDS encoding bifunctional sulfate adenylyltransferase/adenylylsulfate kinase — protein MSESHLIEPHGGKLMDLFVGEDKAEALKKEAVDLPSLDLTDRQLCDLELMLTGGFSPLDGFLRKADYDSVVEKMRLADGTVWPMPIMLDVSRDFAEGVKTGTRIALRDGEGVVIAILNVEDAWEADREKEAEKVFGTTDKAHPGVAHLLENTQPVYLGGRVEGLEAPTHYDFKHLRETPKELRERFAKSGWNKVVAFQTRNPMHRAHQEITLRAARQLEANLLIHPVVGMTKPGDIDHYTRVRCYEHILRRYPEQTTHMSLLPLAMRMGGPREAVWHAIIRKNHGCTHFIVGRDHAGPGKGSDGEDLYGPYDAQEMVEEYAEELGIEMVPFQMMVYVKERAEYAPIDEVKDDETALKLSGTEVRRRLQEGLDIPEWFSYPEVVEELRKTHPPKHEQGLTVFFTGLSGSGKSTIANALMVKLMEQGGRRVTLLDGDLVRKHLSSELGFSKEHRDINIRRIGYVASEITKNGGIAICAPIAPYTQTRRQVREMIEPLGGFVEVHVATALEVCEERDRKGLYAKARKGIIKEFTGISDPYEEPENPELRIDTADCSPDEAANRVLLKLENLGYFK, from the coding sequence GTGAGTGAGTCGCATTTGATTGAGCCGCATGGTGGCAAGTTGATGGATTTGTTTGTCGGTGAGGACAAGGCCGAGGCTTTGAAGAAGGAAGCCGTGGATTTGCCTTCTCTGGATCTCACCGATAGGCAGCTTTGTGATTTGGAGTTGATGCTGACCGGGGGCTTTTCGCCGCTGGATGGCTTCCTGCGCAAGGCGGATTACGACAGTGTGGTGGAGAAGATGCGGCTGGCGGATGGAACGGTCTGGCCCATGCCCATCATGCTGGATGTGAGCCGGGATTTTGCCGAAGGCGTAAAGACCGGTACGCGGATTGCCCTGCGTGATGGCGAGGGCGTGGTCATTGCGATTCTGAATGTCGAGGACGCCTGGGAGGCGGATCGGGAGAAGGAGGCCGAGAAGGTCTTCGGCACCACCGACAAGGCCCATCCCGGGGTAGCCCATTTGCTGGAGAACACCCAGCCGGTGTATCTCGGCGGCCGGGTCGAGGGCCTGGAAGCGCCCACGCATTACGACTTCAAACACCTGCGTGAAACGCCGAAGGAGCTGCGGGAGCGTTTCGCCAAGTCCGGCTGGAACAAGGTGGTGGCCTTCCAGACCCGCAACCCCATGCATCGGGCGCACCAGGAAATCACTTTACGGGCCGCGCGGCAGCTTGAGGCCAATCTGCTGATCCATCCGGTGGTGGGCATGACCAAGCCCGGGGATATCGATCACTACACCCGGGTGCGTTGCTACGAGCATATCCTGCGTCGATATCCGGAGCAGACCACCCACATGAGCCTGCTGCCGCTGGCCATGCGAATGGGTGGGCCGCGTGAAGCGGTGTGGCACGCCATCATCCGCAAGAACCACGGCTGCACGCACTTTATCGTTGGCCGTGACCATGCCGGGCCCGGCAAGGGCTCCGATGGCGAGGATCTCTACGGGCCTTACGACGCCCAGGAGATGGTGGAGGAATACGCCGAAGAGCTGGGCATCGAGATGGTGCCTTTCCAGATGATGGTGTACGTCAAGGAACGGGCTGAGTACGCGCCCATTGACGAAGTGAAGGACGACGAGACGGCGCTCAAGCTTTCCGGTACGGAAGTGCGCCGACGGCTGCAGGAAGGGCTGGATATTCCGGAGTGGTTCTCCTATCCGGAAGTGGTGGAGGAGCTCAGAAAAACTCATCCGCCCAAGCACGAGCAGGGCCTGACGGTCTTCTTCACGGGGCTGTCTGGCTCCGGCAAGTCCACCATTGCCAATGCCCTGATGGTGAAGCTCATGGAACAGGGGGGGCGTCGTGTGACCTTGCTGGACGGTGATCTGGTCAGAAAGCATCTTTCCAGCGAGCTCGGCTTCTCCAAGGAGCACCGGGACATCAATATCCGCCGGATCGGTTATGTGGCCAGCGAGATCACCAAGAATGGCGGTATTGCCATCTGTGCGCCGATTGCACCTTACACCCAGACCCGTCGTCAGGTGCGGGAGATGATCGAGCCCCTGGGTGGTTTCGTGGAAGTACACGTCGCCACGGCACTGGAAGTCTGTGAAGAGCGGGATCGCAAGGGTCTCTATGCCAAAGCGCGCAAGGGCATCATCAAGGAATTCACTGGCATCAGCGATCCCTACGAAGAACCGGAGAACCCGGAGCTGCGGATCGATACCGCGGATTGTTCGCCGGACGAGGCGGCCAACCGGGTACTGCTGAAGCTGGAAAATCTTGGGTACTTCAAGTGA
- a CDS encoding GxxExxY protein, with product MDENAIGTQVIGASIRVHEGLGPGLMESVYETALAFELEEAGLSVKRQVPVPIVYRGIELEQAFRADLIVNDKVLLELKSVETITLTHRKQVQTYINLMGYRLGYLLNFGAPVLKRGIVRCVNRLPEPGVTATD from the coding sequence TGGATGAGAATGCCATTGGGACTCAGGTGATTGGGGCATCGATTAGGGTGCATGAAGGATTGGGGCCTGGATTGATGGAGAGTGTGTATGAGACCGCTCTCGCTTTCGAACTGGAAGAAGCCGGGTTGTCCGTGAAGCGGCAGGTGCCGGTCCCGATCGTTTATCGGGGGATTGAACTGGAACAGGCGTTTCGCGCCGATTTGATAGTGAACGATAAGGTTCTGCTTGAGCTGAAGTCCGTGGAGACGATAACGCTGACCCATCGAAAGCAGGTTCAGACGTACATCAATCTGATGGGTTATCGCCTGGGCTATTTGCTGAACTTCGGCGCACCAGTTCTCAAGCGCGGCATCGTCCGCTGCGTAAACCGACTGCCAGAACCAGGGGTCACAGCTACAGACTGA